One window of Desulfobacterales bacterium genomic DNA carries:
- a CDS encoding glycoside hydrolase family 5 protein, whose amino-acid sequence MQKGMNTFRLPFRWERLQYAQFSELDATELSRMDTFINYATSKGAYVIIEPHNFQRYYPDTNNFQSSDKGLVGSDVPNDAFADFWGKIAMHYKGNSRVIFNLMNEPNTMSTAQLVTSENAAIAAIRNAGSTNLILVPGNSWTGAWAWNETWYNGSNAEYMLNIVDTAKNFAFEVHQYMDDDSSGVSTEITNNDPMIGIKRLTNFTNWLKEHNLKGFLGEFAVANSKIGDATDEIGDEVINNMLNYIKENDDVWIGWTWWAAGPWWGEYQYTLEPSNLGQPNQGPDRAAMIVLQPHMAKPVSNGANKLAPIYLLLLQ is encoded by the coding sequence ATGCAAAAAGGAATGAACACATTCAGACTGCCGTTTCGATGGGAACGACTTCAGTACGCCCAATTCTCTGAATTAGATGCTACTGAATTGAGCCGCATGGATACATTCATTAACTATGCTACTTCTAAGGGAGCATATGTTATTATTGAACCCCACAATTTTCAACGTTATTACCCAGATACTAATAATTTTCAAAGTTCAGATAAAGGCTTAGTTGGAAGTGATGTCCCTAATGATGCCTTTGCCGATTTTTGGGGCAAAATAGCCATGCATTATAAAGGAAACAGCAGAGTAATTTTTAATCTCATGAATGAACCAAATACTATGTCTACTGCACAGTTAGTTACTTCTGAAAATGCTGCTATTGCTGCTATTCGTAATGCTGGCTCGACTAATCTGATTCTTGTCCCTGGCAATAGCTGGACAGGAGCTTGGGCATGGAATGAAACTTGGTACAATGGTTCTAATGCCGAATATATGCTCAATATTGTAGACACCGCAAAAAATTTCGCATTTGAAGTTCATCAATATATGGATGATGACAGCTCTGGTGTCTCAACAGAAATTACCAACAATGATCCTATGATTGGAATTAAACGTCTCACTAATTTTACTAACTGGCTTAAGGAGCATAATCTCAAAGGCTTTTTAGGTGAATTCGCTGTAGCTAATTCTAAAATTGGTGATGCTACGGATGAAATTGGTGATGAAGTAATAAATAATATGCTCAATTATATAAAAGAAAACGATGATGTTTGGATCGGATGGACTTGGTGGGCTGCAGGTCCATGGTGGGGAGAATATCAATACACTCTTGAACCGTCCAACCTGGGACAACCAAACCAAGGACCTGACCGTGCTGCAATGATTGTCCTCCAACCGCACATGGCTAAACCTGTATCCAATGGCGCTAATAAGCTTGCTCCTATATATTTACTTCTACTACAATAA
- a CDS encoding sigma 54-interacting transcriptional regulator, with protein sequence MPEFKKNQNAKKFIKDKNMAKQINWEYKFTFEIDSKPEDIFDNIKRQKSLLGYILEVQKEKEYTDYYFDSNQLDIESSGIVCRIRNENNQYKLTLKKAGQGPDKAHLSPAYRYDKDITDKDFSELTAADLNLKTLFTLFDDDNSLKYEFSKIKINKNKILLTLILKVTRSVLLLKNNDNKTIATINLDKIEAKLPNEEEYQYKEYELELKSPKEFYPHVQEIRTDLIDKFSLIPMPKAKFRRMASLIGIECLNQPEINDHLILIIGEKTSTANLSKELRKCFEDILSIRIITIDCQQGVIDKDNWPKVKTIKTLLLIIDSIENADLISRILDKASTYYSIDYVPAFIINDKFTCNFSKDVWRIRNVVGYVIRSDSKLKYLNEIRNFVIDRISKFDRAMLIKEKPFAVSKIGSLVSITPDEFQHHNLVSLFIGNMRDFMVKLKLLCDPAKLSQLEPNYYKQIKNIEKFLETEKEIRLGKLSQDTSNEKNFFTLPPQVRNKHTILIRGQSGTGKSVIAEFIHEYIYAGKDKDKEKGNLKTVFCTNIGKDWLESELFGSMTGSFTDAITQPGAIIESYNGTLFLDEIGDLSLKHQSKLLQYLQDGVVAPVGWVGNPIYIPNVIVAATNKNLEQMVQDGTFREDLYYRLGVYLEIPSLESRLNELDRIIDFILQNPSINPVKVDTKKGDEPIRFVNWIENSVFDLLKTQKYPGNIRQLEHILRLAVVQARFENVDVLLETHVKKIFRR encoded by the coding sequence ATGCCGGAATTCAAAAAAAATCAGAACGCAAAAAAATTTATAAAGGATAAAAATATGGCGAAACAGATTAACTGGGAATATAAATTTACATTTGAAATAGATAGCAAGCCTGAAGATATATTCGATAATATTAAACGGCAAAAATCTTTATTAGGCTATATTTTAGAAGTTCAAAAAGAAAAAGAATATACAGATTATTATTTTGATTCTAATCAGTTAGATATTGAATCATCAGGAATAGTCTGCCGTATTAGAAACGAAAATAATCAATATAAACTTACGCTTAAAAAAGCTGGACAAGGACCTGATAAAGCACATCTTTCCCCTGCTTATAGATATGACAAAGATATTACTGATAAAGATTTCTCAGAGCTTACAGCCGCTGACTTAAATTTAAAAACATTATTTACCCTTTTTGATGATGATAACAGCTTAAAATACGAGTTTTCAAAAATAAAAATTAATAAAAATAAAATTCTATTAACGCTAATCTTAAAAGTTACTCGAAGTGTTTTATTACTTAAAAATAATGATAATAAAACAATAGCTACAATTAATTTGGATAAAATTGAGGCAAAACTACCTAATGAGGAAGAATATCAATATAAAGAATATGAATTGGAGCTAAAGTCTCCAAAAGAATTTTATCCCCATGTTCAGGAAATAAGAACAGATCTAATAGATAAGTTTTCTTTAATACCTATGCCAAAAGCTAAATTTCGAAGAATGGCTTCACTTATAGGAATTGAATGTCTAAATCAGCCAGAAATAAACGATCACCTTATACTTATAATCGGAGAAAAAACATCGACAGCAAATCTTTCCAAAGAGCTTAGAAAATGCTTTGAGGATATACTAAGTATCAGGATTATTACGATTGATTGCCAACAGGGCGTTATCGATAAGGATAATTGGCCTAAAGTAAAAACAATAAAGACATTATTGCTAATTATAGATTCTATTGAGAATGCAGATCTTATTTCAAGAATATTAGATAAAGCATCCACCTATTACAGCATTGATTATGTGCCTGCATTCATAATTAATGATAAATTTACCTGCAATTTTTCAAAGGATGTATGGCGCATTAGAAATGTAGTTGGTTATGTTATAAGGAGTGATAGCAAACTTAAATATTTGAATGAGATAAGAAATTTTGTGATTGATAGAATATCAAAATTTGATAGAGCTATGCTAATAAAGGAAAAACCCTTTGCAGTTAGCAAAATTGGTTCTTTAGTTTCAATTACGCCTGACGAATTTCAACATCATAATTTAGTAAGTCTATTTATTGGTAATATGCGGGATTTTATGGTAAAATTAAAACTTCTTTGTGATCCTGCTAAACTTAGTCAATTAGAACCTAACTACTACAAACAAATCAAAAATATAGAAAAATTCCTTGAAACAGAAAAAGAAATAAGATTGGGCAAGCTTTCTCAAGATACGTCCAATGAAAAAAATTTTTTTACACTCCCACCTCAAGTCCGTAATAAGCATACAATATTGATTCGAGGACAGAGTGGTACAGGAAAAAGTGTTATTGCCGAATTTATCCACGAATATATTTATGCTGGTAAGGATAAGGATAAAGAAAAAGGTAATTTAAAAACAGTTTTTTGCACTAATATCGGAAAAGATTGGCTTGAATCCGAGCTTTTTGGCTCAATGACCGGCTCATTTACAGACGCAATAACTCAGCCAGGAGCCATTATAGAATCATATAATGGAACTTTATTTTTAGATGAAATTGGAGATTTGAGTTTAAAGCATCAATCAAAGCTTTTGCAATATCTGCAAGATGGAGTTGTTGCTCCTGTTGGATGGGTAGGTAATCCTATTTATATTCCTAATGTTATAGTTGCAGCTACAAATAAAAATCTTGAACAAATGGTTCAAGATGGCACTTTTAGAGAAGATTTATATTATCGTCTTGGAGTTTATCTTGAAATTCCTTCTTTGGAATCAAGATTAAATGAGCTTGATCGAATTATAGATTTTATATTGCAAAATCCTTCAATTAATCCAGTAAAAGTAGATACAAAGAAAGGTGATGAACCCATTAGATTTGTTAATTGGATTGAAAATTCAGTTTTTGATTTACTTAAAACTCAAAAATATCCGGGAAATATCCGTCAGCTTGAACATATATTAAGGCTTGCTGTAGTTCAAGCCAGATTTGAAAACGTTGACGTATTATTGGAAACTCATGTAAAAAAAATTTTTAGGAGATAA
- a CDS encoding CYTH domain-containing protein, translating into MEQFKLDVSNKNDIEKIEKELNDNNFNRLIKKYGSITEIKQIDTYIDDEDLTLYKSGISFRIREYELSNKIRLTIKKRHPVNIEEGIYERLQDDQIISETQKNALLNGDSIIAIPYQIIKYISQVGKLQAIFKIENTRKIIPVEFNDNNANKAEICLDNIVYDYFEKSEKDKHLEIEIKNKGATQDQIKSLVGYIEKEYGFTPITLSKYDIGIQKKRPDLKMTSVDEVEFKFEIPKEKDEIYKIYKNIPDYINATDFIPEGQLSIKQQTDVYLDDENFTLYLNKASLRLRRKNGKIQLTLKKVLPKNIWILKPEMYHRIEEEIYISEDQEKALMNGQSIDSFPYKLIKYLIPGCGILKPVLKVSNNRQVLNIHLRNDKNSKAEVCLDEFKYDIDGNEYGPFFEIEIEAKGANIDAISKLAEHLKNKLNLVPSTKNKYERGVCLGKKYKK; encoded by the coding sequence ATGGAACAGTTTAAATTAGACGTCTCTAATAAGAATGACATTGAAAAAATAGAAAAAGAATTAAATGATAATAACTTTAATAGACTTATCAAAAAATATGGAAGTATTACTGAAATCAAGCAAATTGATACATACATTGACGATGAGGATTTAACCCTCTATAAGTCGGGCATTTCTTTTAGAATAAGGGAATATGAGCTATCCAACAAAATAAGGCTTACTATAAAAAAAAGGCATCCTGTTAATATCGAAGAAGGTATATACGAAAGGCTTCAAGATGATCAAATAATAAGTGAAACTCAAAAAAATGCTTTGTTAAATGGGGACTCTATTATAGCTATTCCGTATCAAATAATAAAATATATTTCCCAAGTCGGAAAACTTCAGGCGATATTTAAAATAGAGAATACAAGAAAAATAATCCCTGTAGAATTCAATGATAATAATGCTAATAAGGCTGAAATATGCCTTGACAATATAGTTTATGATTATTTCGAAAAGTCGGAAAAGGATAAACATCTTGAAATTGAAATCAAAAATAAAGGCGCTACTCAAGATCAGATTAAAAGCTTAGTCGGTTACATTGAAAAAGAATATGGTTTTACACCTATTACACTGTCAAAATATGATATTGGAATTCAAAAAAAGCGTCCAGACCTTAAAATGACGAGTGTTGATGAAGTAGAATTTAAATTTGAAATTCCAAAAGAAAAAGATGAAATATATAAAATTTATAAAAATATACCAGATTATATTAATGCCACAGACTTTATTCCAGAAGGTCAGCTGAGCATAAAACAACAAACTGATGTTTATTTAGACGATGAAAATTTTACCCTGTATTTAAATAAAGCATCATTGAGACTTCGCAGGAAAAATGGTAAAATTCAACTTACTTTAAAAAAAGTCCTTCCTAAAAATATATGGATATTAAAGCCTGAAATGTACCATAGAATTGAAGAAGAGATTTATATTTCAGAAGATCAGGAAAAGGCTTTAATGAACGGGCAATCTATAGATAGTTTTCCTTACAAATTGATTAAATATTTAATTCCAGGCTGCGGAATATTGAAGCCAGTATTAAAGGTTTCTAATAATAGGCAGGTTTTAAATATTCATCTGCGTAACGATAAAAACAGCAAAGCTGAAGTATGTCTTGATGAATTTAAATATGATATTGATGGTAATGAATATGGGCCATTTTTTGAGATAGAAATTGAAGCAAAAGGTGCTAATATTGACGCAATTAGTAAGCTTGCTGAGCATTTAAAAAATAAATTAAACCTTGTTCCTTCAACAAAAAATAAGTATGAAAGGGGAGTTTGTTTGGGAAAAAAATATAAAAAGTGA
- a CDS encoding NAD-dependent epimerase/dehydratase family protein: protein MDTIVITGICGTHGKLLAQRLSSKYKIIGIDHKDWPDAKGYDIKIVKGNLRKKAFSNVLNKYPVKAVIHLAITKHFNLPLEKAHELNVMRTQRIMEGCIKHNIEKVILLSEHSVYGALPDTPMWIKEDAPLNGSRVFKEKSSIITADLMFSELFWKAPSIETVILRPVNVLGQRTRGVINTYLKLKRAPSILGFDPMIQVIHELDVAHAIELSLQKGIKGIFNVTGSGALPLSVLSKEIGVNQIPMPYPIAHSITNFLFKLNKLPFPASALNFFQYSLCIDGKSFKKATNFEPKLSLEETISGMR from the coding sequence ATGGATACAATCGTAATTACTGGTATTTGTGGAACCCATGGTAAACTATTAGCTCAAAGGCTGAGTTCAAAATACAAAATAATCGGAATTGACCATAAAGATTGGCCTGATGCAAAAGGGTATGACATTAAAATAGTAAAAGGTAATCTTAGAAAAAAAGCATTTTCTAATGTTCTTAATAAATACCCGGTAAAAGCCGTCATTCATCTTGCTATTACTAAACATTTTAACCTGCCTTTAGAAAAAGCTCATGAATTAAATGTAATGAGAACCCAAAGAATAATGGAAGGCTGCATAAAGCATAATATTGAAAAAGTTATTTTATTAAGTGAACACAGCGTTTATGGAGCGTTACCAGATACACCAATGTGGATTAAAGAAGATGCCCCTTTAAATGGAAGCAGGGTATTTAAAGAAAAATCATCGATTATTACAGCAGACCTTATGTTTTCTGAACTTTTTTGGAAAGCTCCGAGCATTGAAACAGTCATTCTTAGGCCTGTTAATGTTTTAGGCCAAAGAACACGTGGTGTAATCAATACATATTTAAAATTAAAGCGCGCTCCATCTATTTTAGGATTTGATCCGATGATTCAGGTTATTCATGAACTTGATGTAGCTCATGCAATCGAATTAAGCCTTCAAAAAGGTATAAAAGGAATATTTAATGTTACAGGGAGTGGAGCTTTGCCTTTGTCCGTTTTGTCGAAAGAAATAGGTGTAAACCAAATTCCTATGCCTTATCCTATAGCTCATTCGATTACTAATTTTCTATTTAAGCTTAATAAACTTCCATTTCCAGCTTCAGCTCTTAATTTTTTCCAATATTCTTTATGTATTGACGGCAAATCTTTTAAAAAAGCTACAAATTTTGAACCGAAACTTTCCCTTGAAGAAACCATTTCTGGGATGCGATAA
- a CDS encoding acyltransferase family protein — protein MLAKVTHSALNWINSFIPKDISERAEYFKNNCNAWGYNEWGYSVEWIKRYMAISSWLNKKYFRVKSYGHENVPKGRVLLIGNHSSQMAYDGMIISNVLFMELTPPRFVHAMIGSFFAYQPFYSILMPRIGQIIGTPENCLKLLKEEQTVLVFPEGEKGGGKTIFNRYKLMHFGQGFMELAMETNTPIIPFGFIGGEEMVPSFSRMEPIGKLVGMPYMPLSPTLIFPLPTKCSVYFGEPFLFTGDPLDETLVSKNVDTIKSEIRSLIDKGLQDRKSIF, from the coding sequence ATGCTGGCAAAAGTTACACATTCCGCTCTAAACTGGATTAATTCTTTTATTCCAAAAGATATTAGTGAAAGGGCTGAATATTTTAAAAATAACTGTAATGCTTGGGGCTATAATGAATGGGGTTATAGCGTAGAGTGGATAAAACGCTATATGGCTATAAGCTCATGGCTGAATAAAAAATATTTTAGAGTCAAAAGTTATGGGCATGAAAATGTGCCAAAAGGTAGAGTTCTTCTAATTGGGAATCATTCAAGCCAGATGGCGTATGACGGAATGATAATATCCAACGTTTTATTTATGGAACTTACACCTCCACGTTTTGTTCATGCAATGATAGGTAGTTTTTTTGCGTATCAGCCTTTTTACTCAATCCTTATGCCAAGAATAGGACAAATAATAGGCACTCCAGAAAATTGTTTGAAACTTCTTAAAGAAGAACAAACAGTGCTTGTATTTCCAGAAGGAGAAAAAGGCGGAGGAAAAACGATATTTAATCGTTATAAGCTTATGCATTTTGGGCAGGGTTTTATGGAACTTGCAATGGAAACTAACACTCCGATTATTCCTTTTGGTTTTATAGGCGGAGAAGAAATGGTGCCGAGTTTCTCAAGAATGGAACCTATAGGTAAACTTGTCGGAATGCCTTATATGCCGCTATCACCCACATTGATTTTTCCTCTTCCAACAAAATGCAGTGTTTATTTTGGAGAGCCTTTTTTATTTACTGGAGACCCATTAGATGAAACATTAGTTTCTAAAAATGTCGATACAATCAAGTCTGAAATTAGAAGCCTTATTGATAAAGGACTTCAAGATAGAAAATCTATTTTTTAA
- a CDS encoding AhpC/TSA family protein: protein MTKYVKEFEQRNTQMVVIGNGAPNFIKAFKEDTGYTGKLYTDPSLETYKALNLKRSVGSLFGFKSLKEGIKAVGSGYLQKSVQGDALQQGGAVIISPGGVLNYVYRNNEAGDHPPIEEILKSCE, encoded by the coding sequence ATGACTAAGTATGTTAAGGAATTTGAACAAAGAAATACACAAATGGTTGTTATAGGTAACGGAGCTCCAAATTTTATCAAAGCTTTTAAAGAAGACACTGGTTATACCGGAAAATTATATACAGACCCATCGTTGGAAACATATAAAGCTTTAAATTTAAAAAGAAGCGTAGGATCACTATTTGGATTTAAATCATTAAAAGAAGGTATAAAAGCTGTAGGTTCTGGATATTTACAAAAAAGTGTTCAGGGAGATGCTCTTCAACAAGGTGGCGCAGTAATTATAAGCCCTGGCGGAGTTTTGAATTATGTTTATCGGAATAACGAAGCAGGAGATCATCCTCCTATAGAAGAAATATTAAAATCATGCGAATAA
- a CDS encoding mechanosensitive ion channel, translating into MTSINELIQDAMFLDISAFIVTFLIAILVYFIFKKWIIAIVNKYALRSKMKWDDVLVEKKVFSTMALLSPALVFYYGMEFYPLITQIVQRLLIIYVLFVLILLGDKLLSAFADIYEKFPVAKTRPIKGVFQLIRLFIYIIGFVSIVALLFGKSPWGILSGIGALTGILLLVFKDTILSFVASMQIATHKLIQIGDWIEMPSQGADGDVVDIALHAVKVQNWDKTIVSIPTYKFIEVSFKNWKGMRESGGRRIKRAIYIDQTSIKLVNDELLKQIEKIDLLKNYIKSKKSEIEKNNKNIDLISLNHPLNGIRITNIGCFRAYIIAYLKSNPYIHQNMTFLVRHLDPTPQGLPLQIYVFTNDTVWANYESIQADIFDQLLSAIPYFDLRVFQYPSGYSLEKIK; encoded by the coding sequence ATGACATCAATAAATGAATTAATCCAAGACGCTATGTTTTTAGATATTTCTGCCTTCATAGTTACATTTTTAATTGCGATATTAGTTTATTTTATTTTTAAAAAATGGATTATTGCTATAGTCAATAAATATGCTTTGCGGTCAAAAATGAAATGGGATGACGTGCTTGTTGAAAAAAAAGTTTTTTCAACGATGGCGTTGCTTTCACCAGCATTGGTTTTTTATTATGGTATGGAATTTTATCCGTTAATTACTCAAATAGTGCAGCGCTTGTTAATTATATATGTTCTGTTCGTGTTAATTTTGCTTGGAGATAAACTGCTTTCAGCGTTTGCAGATATATATGAAAAATTTCCAGTAGCTAAAACTCGTCCAATCAAAGGTGTTTTTCAGCTTATACGGCTTTTTATATATATAATCGGCTTTGTATCTATAGTCGCTCTTCTTTTTGGTAAATCTCCTTGGGGGATATTATCCGGTATTGGAGCATTAACTGGTATTTTACTGTTGGTTTTCAAAGATACAATTTTATCATTTGTCGCGAGCATGCAGATAGCTACCCATAAGCTAATTCAAATAGGCGACTGGATTGAAATGCCTTCACAAGGAGCTGATGGCGATGTAGTAGATATTGCACTCCATGCAGTAAAAGTTCAGAATTGGGATAAAACGATCGTTAGCATTCCGACATATAAATTCATTGAAGTTTCTTTTAAAAATTGGAAAGGAATGCGAGAATCAGGTGGAAGACGAATAAAAAGAGCTATTTATATTGATCAAACAAGCATAAAATTAGTAAATGATGAACTCCTAAAACAAATAGAAAAAATTGATTTGCTAAAAAATTATATTAAATCTAAAAAATCGGAAATAGAAAAAAATAACAAAAATATAGATTTAATAAGCCTTAATCATCCATTAAATGGAATTAGAATAACTAATATTGGATGCTTCAGGGCTTATATAATTGCTTACCTTAAATCCAATCCTTACATTCATCAAAACATGACATTTCTCGTTCGTCATCTTGATCCAACGCCTCAAGGCCTTCCGCTTCAAATTTATGTATTTACAAATGATACTGTTTGGGCAAATTATGAGAGTATTCAAGCTGATATTTTTGATCAGTTATTGTCGGCTATACCATATTTTGATCTTCGTGTTTTTCAATATCCAAGCGGGTACAGCTTAGAAAAAATTAAATAA
- the pyrE gene encoding orotate phosphoribosyltransferase yields the protein MKEELLQLLCEKSFKYSDEPIFKLVSGRMSNFYINCKPTTLSPKGLYLVGNLIFDELKDLDIAGVGGLTFGADPIAISTAFVSQLKNKPIKAFSIRKELKNHGIVNWIEGDMQKGEKVAIIDDVVTTGGSTIKAIERAKIHGLEVVKVVVLIDRQEGGRENIAHHVEDFSSILTKEMLFNYYQTTK from the coding sequence ATGAAGGAAGAACTTCTTCAATTACTTTGTGAAAAATCTTTTAAATACAGTGATGAACCTATATTTAAACTCGTTTCTGGAAGAATGAGTAATTTCTATATTAATTGTAAACCTACTACATTAAGCCCTAAAGGTCTATATCTTGTCGGAAACCTTATTTTTGATGAATTAAAAGATCTGGATATAGCAGGAGTAGGAGGTTTAACTTTTGGAGCCGACCCTATCGCGATATCAACGGCGTTTGTTTCCCAATTAAAAAATAAACCCATAAAAGCGTTTTCCATAAGAAAAGAACTCAAAAACCATGGAATTGTAAACTGGATTGAAGGCGACATGCAAAAGGGTGAAAAAGTAGCAATTATAGACGATGTCGTAACTACAGGAGGCTCAACTATAAAGGCTATTGAAAGAGCTAAAATTCACGGGCTTGAAGTTGTTAAAGTTGTAGTCCTTATAGATAGACAAGAGGGCGGGCGAGAAAATATAGCTCATCACGTAGAAGATTTTTCTTCTATCCTGACAAAAGAAATGCTTTTTAATTATTATCAAACAACGAAGTAA